A genomic window from Sporosarcina sp. Marseille-Q4063 includes:
- the zapA gene encoding cell division protein ZapA: protein MADKEKTRIAVDIYGQTYKMVGKETSIHMRQVASVVDDKMREISSHNPTLDSTKIAVLAAVNSVHDYLKLKEQVEQMEIQLKKLKG, encoded by the coding sequence TTGGCAGATAAAGAAAAAACACGGATTGCCGTCGATATTTACGGTCAAACGTATAAAATGGTTGGTAAAGAAACAAGTATCCATATGCGTCAGGTCGCCTCAGTCGTTGATGATAAGATGAGGGAAATCAGTTCGCATAATCCAACGCTCGATAGTACAAAGATTGCGGTGCTAGCCGCTGTTAATAGTGTACATGATTATCTTAAATTAAAAGAGCAAGTTGAACAAATGGAAATCCAATTGAAAAAGTTGAAGGGTTGA
- a CDS encoding DUF350 domain-containing protein codes for MQKSGFWSNPLVETAGYFSVVVLCIIVTMVLFELVTKYNNWEQIKKGNIAVALATGGKIFGVANIFHYSISRHNSLPEMIGWGFFGFTLLVFAYILFEFLTPKFNVDKEIEADNRSVGFISLTISVGLSFVIGASIS; via the coding sequence ATGCAAAAATCTGGATTCTGGAGCAATCCGCTCGTAGAAACGGCTGGGTATTTTAGTGTTGTCGTTCTTTGTATTATTGTAACGATGGTGTTATTTGAACTTGTGACTAAATATAACAACTGGGAACAAATTAAAAAGGGGAATATCGCGGTCGCACTAGCGACCGGCGGGAAAATTTTCGGTGTCGCGAATATTTTTCACTATTCCATTTCAAGGCATAACTCGCTCCCTGAAATGATAGGTTGGGGTTTTTTCGGATTTACATTACTCGTTTTCGCATATATTTTATTCGAGTTCTTAACGCCGAAGTTCAATGTGGATAAGGAAATCGAAGCCGATAACCGATCGGTTGGGTTCATATCCTTAACAATTTCGGTCGGACTATCGTTTGTTATTGGTGCAAGTATTTCATAG
- a CDS encoding TetR/AcrR family transcriptional regulator yields the protein MKRDRPKYKQIIDAAVIVIAENGYHQAQVSKIAKEAGVADGTIYLYFKNKEDILISVFREKMAIFTTNLQDVLDKDLDTSERLLKMITNHFRVLHEDRHLAIVTQLELRQSGKKLRLRINEVLKEYLDLVDVILLEGIKNGELSSTLDIRLGRQMVFGTIDETSTSWVMNDQKYDLMKLSPEVHRLLLNGMKA from the coding sequence GTGAAACGTGATCGTCCAAAATATAAACAAATTATTGATGCAGCTGTTATCGTAATTGCTGAAAACGGTTACCATCAGGCGCAAGTGTCAAAAATTGCGAAAGAAGCTGGCGTAGCTGACGGAACGATTTATCTTTACTTTAAAAACAAAGAAGATATTTTGATATCCGTATTCAGAGAAAAAATGGCGATTTTTACAACAAATCTGCAAGACGTGTTAGATAAGGACTTGGACACTTCCGAACGCTTGTTGAAAATGATCACAAACCATTTCCGCGTTCTTCACGAAGATCGCCACCTAGCAATTGTTACCCAGTTAGAGCTTAGACAATCAGGCAAGAAACTTCGTCTTCGAATTAATGAGGTATTGAAGGAATACCTGGATTTGGTAGACGTCATTTTATTGGAAGGCATTAAAAATGGCGAGTTGTCCAGCACGCTTGATATCCGACTGGGACGTCAAATGGTATTTGGCACAATTGATGAAACAAGCACTTCTTGGGTGATGAATGATCAAAAGTATGATTTAATGAAACTATCCCCTGAAGTACATAGACTTCTTTTAAACGGGATGAAAGCTTAA
- a CDS encoding electron transfer flavoprotein subunit beta/FixA family protein, giving the protein MNIYVLVKRTFDTEERITIKNGEIADDGAEFIINPYDEYAIEEAITVRDEHGGEVTVLTIGNEDAEKQLRTALAMGADKAVLINTEDDLDEMDEFSAAKIIGEYLKDKDADLILAGNVAIDGGSGQIGPRVAELLNINYVTTITKLEIDGTDVKIVRDVEGDSEMIETSLPLLVTAQQGLNEPRYPSLPGIMKAKRKPLEELELDDLDLDEDDVEAKTETIEIFLPAEKAAGRVLEGEIADQVTELVNLLKNEAKVI; this is encoded by the coding sequence ATGAACATTTATGTATTAGTAAAGCGCACATTTGATACTGAAGAAAGAATTACAATTAAAAATGGTGAAATTGCAGATGATGGTGCAGAATTCATCATCAATCCATACGATGAGTACGCAATTGAGGAAGCAATCACAGTTCGCGATGAACACGGCGGCGAAGTAACAGTCTTAACAATCGGCAATGAAGATGCTGAAAAACAACTTCGAACAGCGTTGGCAATGGGCGCAGACAAAGCGGTGCTCATTAATACCGAAGATGATTTAGACGAAATGGATGAATTTTCAGCTGCGAAAATCATTGGTGAATACTTAAAAGATAAAGATGCAGATTTAATTCTCGCAGGTAATGTCGCGATTGACGGTGGTTCTGGACAAATCGGACCGCGTGTTGCTGAATTGTTGAACATTAACTATGTAACTACGATTACGAAACTAGAAATTGACGGAACTGATGTGAAAATTGTTCGTGACGTTGAAGGGGATTCGGAGATGATCGAAACGTCTCTACCACTCCTTGTGACAGCACAACAGGGGTTGAACGAACCTCGTTACCCGTCACTTCCAGGAATTATGAAAGCGAAGAGAAAGCCGCTTGAAGAACTGGAACTGGATGACTTAGATCTTGATGAAGATGACGTTGAAGCAAAAACTGAAACAATTGAAATTTTCCTACCGGCTGAAAAAGCTGCGGGACGTGTTCTTGAAGGTGAAATTGCAGACCAAGTGACAGAACTTGTAAATCTGCTTAAAAATGAAGCTAAAGTAATCTAA
- a CDS encoding electron transfer flavoprotein subunit alpha/FixB family protein translates to MSKKVLVLGETREGALRNVSFEAIAAAKQISGGGEVVGVLLGDSVQSVAAEMIQYGADRIVTVEHANLKQYTSDGYSQGFMAVYEQESPDVIVFGHTALGKDLSPKIASKLASGLISDVTAIEGEDDDAVFIRPIYSGKAFEKVKTKEGLLFVTIRPNNIATLDKDESRTGDVSSVEVDVKDLRTIIAEVVRKSTEGVDMSEAKVVVAGGRGVRSAEGFEPLQELANLLGGAIGASRGACDADYCDYSLQIGQTGKVITPDLYIGVGISGAIQHMAGMSNSKIIVAINKDPEAEIFKVADYGIVGDLFEVIPLMIEEVKKLKAN, encoded by the coding sequence ATGTCTAAAAAAGTTTTAGTTCTTGGGGAAACACGCGAAGGTGCTCTACGGAATGTATCTTTTGAAGCGATTGCAGCAGCGAAACAAATCTCTGGCGGCGGGGAAGTCGTAGGGGTTTTACTGGGCGACTCGGTTCAATCAGTCGCAGCGGAAATGATTCAATATGGTGCGGATCGTATCGTAACGGTAGAACATGCTAATTTAAAACAATATACATCAGACGGCTATAGCCAAGGTTTTATGGCGGTCTATGAACAAGAAAGTCCAGACGTAATTGTCTTTGGTCATACAGCGTTAGGAAAAGATCTTTCTCCTAAAATCGCTAGTAAACTAGCATCAGGACTCATTTCAGATGTGACAGCGATTGAAGGCGAAGATGACGATGCAGTATTCATCCGTCCGATCTATTCTGGTAAAGCATTTGAAAAGGTGAAAACTAAAGAAGGTTTGTTATTCGTAACAATCCGACCGAATAACATTGCAACGCTTGATAAAGATGAAAGCCGCACGGGTGATGTTTCTTCTGTAGAAGTAGATGTCAAAGACTTGCGTACGATTATTGCAGAAGTTGTTCGTAAATCAACTGAAGGTGTTGATATGTCAGAGGCTAAAGTAGTTGTTGCTGGCGGCCGTGGCGTTCGCAGTGCTGAAGGTTTTGAGCCGTTGCAAGAACTTGCTAACTTGCTCGGAGGCGCAATTGGGGCTTCACGTGGAGCGTGTGACGCGGATTACTGTGACTATTCGTTACAGATTGGTCAAACAGGTAAAGTAATCACCCCTGACCTTTATATCGGTGTTGGAATTTCAGGTGCTATCCAACATATGGCGGGTATGTCGAACTCCAAAATTATTGTTGCGATTAACAAGGATCCAGAAGCTGAAATCTTCAAAGTCGCAGATTACGGAATTGTCGGAGACCTATTCGAAGTTATTCCTTTGATGATTGAGGAAGTAAAGAAATTGAAGGCTAATTAA
- a CDS encoding enoyl-CoA hydratase codes for MEFLTVKVENGVAVATINRPPANALSRALILEVDKLLNQVQDDDSVRVVVLHGEGRFFSAGADIKEFTDVTSGEEFSKLAASGQAVFERLERFHKPVIAAIHGAALGGGLELAMGCHMRIVSETAKLGLPELQLGLIPGFAGTQRLPRYVGMPKAAEMLLTSEPISGLEALQFGLANQAYPEEELLDKTMELAHKIAKKSPVAVKSALEMLQFAKPESYYAGVKAEADSFGEVFVSEDAKEGIQAFLEKREPVFTGK; via the coding sequence ATGGAATTTCTAACGGTAAAAGTTGAAAATGGCGTAGCTGTTGCAACAATCAATAGACCGCCAGCAAATGCATTATCTCGCGCTTTGATTTTGGAAGTGGATAAGCTATTGAATCAAGTGCAAGATGATGATTCTGTAAGAGTCGTCGTGTTGCACGGGGAAGGGAGATTCTTCTCTGCCGGGGCGGACATCAAAGAGTTTACAGATGTGACCTCCGGTGAAGAATTTTCCAAACTCGCCGCAAGCGGTCAAGCAGTATTTGAACGTTTGGAGCGCTTCCACAAACCAGTCATCGCGGCTATCCACGGTGCGGCGCTTGGCGGGGGACTTGAATTGGCGATGGGTTGCCATATGCGGATTGTCTCTGAAACTGCGAAATTAGGTCTGCCAGAATTGCAACTTGGACTCATTCCAGGATTCGCGGGAACACAGCGTTTACCACGATACGTCGGTATGCCGAAAGCTGCGGAAATGCTGCTGACGAGCGAACCTATTTCGGGTTTGGAAGCGCTTCAATTCGGTTTAGCCAATCAAGCTTATCCGGAAGAAGAACTTCTAGACAAGACGATGGAACTTGCGCATAAAATCGCAAAGAAAAGTCCTGTCGCTGTGAAGTCTGCATTGGAAATGTTGCAGTTTGCCAAACCTGAATCGTATTACGCTGGGGTGAAAGCGGAAGCGGATTCATTTGGAGAAGTATTTGTTTCCGAAGATGCAAAAGAAGGAATTCAAGCATTTTTAGAAAAACGCGAACCTGTTTTTACAGGAAAATGA
- a CDS encoding endonuclease MutS2 produces the protein MESRVLKTLEFDKIRELVAEHCTSTAGRSEIEKLTPVSNYLEVVRLLEETDEGLAILRVRGNVPMGGIKDIRPHAKRAQMGGMLSAYELMEISNTIRASRILRQFIESVDADEDIDIPHFTGKKEAMPIVTALEHSINQAIDDNGHVIDSASSKLRSIRQGLRTQESRVRERLESYTRGKNAAKMLSDAIVTIRNDRFVIPVKSEYRSHYGGVIHDMSSSGQTLFIEPDAVVQANNEIRNLKMQEQEEIEKILIELSASVQEVAHDLFLLVAILSEIDVILAKAKYGTAHKYTKPEVNNEGRIRLAQATHPLIPVEEAVANNIEFGTDITTIVITGPNTGGKTVTLKTVGLCTLMAQAGLPIPALDGSEVAVFDSVYADIGDEQSIEQSLSTFSSRMVNIVDILKKYDDRSLILFDELGSGTDPQEGAALAISILDEVHGSGARVMATTHYPELKAYGYNRPGIANASVEFDIDTLSPTYRLLIGVPGRSNAFEISQRLGLNEHIIDRAKTFTGTNRGEVESMIASLEDSRIRSEKDADETHEILLETERLKKELEEELANFDQMKEKLEEKAKEKARKLVDDAKREAEAVISDLRAMQLNAQASIKEHEFIDARKRLEDASPSQRKSVEIQSKTPERQLNVGDEVQVLQYGQKGTLLEKISNTEWIVQIGILKMNIKESGLEYVKPKKEKQPVATASLRGRSAVKLELDLRGERYEDAIYKTEKYIDDALLSNYHQVSIIHGKGTGALRQGVQQYLKRHSRVKSYRFGEAGEGGFGVTVVELK, from the coding sequence TTGGAAAGCCGTGTCTTAAAAACACTTGAGTTCGATAAAATCCGGGAATTAGTAGCTGAACATTGTACTTCTACCGCTGGACGATCCGAAATTGAAAAATTGACGCCAGTGAGCAATTACTTAGAAGTCGTCCGGCTATTAGAAGAAACTGATGAAGGACTGGCGATTTTACGCGTACGCGGGAATGTTCCGATGGGCGGCATTAAAGACATACGCCCTCATGCAAAACGCGCGCAAATGGGCGGGATGCTGAGCGCTTATGAATTAATGGAAATCTCGAATACGATTCGGGCAAGTCGAATTCTTCGCCAATTCATAGAGTCGGTCGATGCGGACGAAGATATTGACATTCCGCATTTCACAGGGAAAAAAGAAGCAATGCCGATTGTCACGGCTTTAGAACATAGCATTAACCAAGCGATTGACGATAATGGACATGTGATTGATAGTGCTTCAAGTAAGCTCCGATCAATTCGACAAGGACTTCGAACGCAGGAAAGTCGGGTTCGGGAGCGACTCGAGAGCTATACGCGCGGCAAAAACGCAGCGAAAATGCTATCGGATGCTATCGTCACCATTCGAAATGACCGATTTGTGATTCCGGTGAAATCCGAATATCGTTCGCATTACGGCGGCGTCATTCATGACATGTCTTCATCTGGACAAACACTCTTTATAGAGCCGGATGCGGTCGTGCAGGCGAATAATGAAATCAGAAACCTGAAAATGCAAGAACAAGAAGAAATCGAAAAGATTTTAATCGAGTTATCGGCTTCGGTACAAGAAGTTGCGCATGATTTATTTCTGCTCGTCGCAATCTTGTCCGAAATTGATGTCATTCTAGCAAAAGCGAAATATGGAACGGCCCATAAATATACAAAGCCTGAAGTGAATAACGAAGGCAGAATTCGATTAGCGCAAGCCACTCATCCGCTTATTCCTGTTGAAGAAGCTGTCGCGAATAACATCGAATTCGGAACGGACATTACGACGATCGTAATTACAGGACCGAATACGGGCGGGAAAACAGTCACATTAAAGACTGTGGGGTTATGTACCTTGATGGCGCAGGCCGGTTTGCCGATTCCTGCGCTGGACGGCTCAGAAGTAGCAGTATTCGATTCAGTTTACGCGGATATCGGGGATGAACAATCAATTGAACAAAGTCTCAGTACCTTCTCCTCTAGAATGGTCAACATCGTCGATATTTTAAAGAAATACGATGATCGTTCATTGATATTATTTGATGAACTTGGTTCTGGAACAGATCCGCAAGAAGGTGCCGCCCTTGCGATTTCAATATTGGATGAAGTGCACGGTAGCGGCGCCCGCGTAATGGCAACAACGCATTATCCCGAATTAAAAGCATACGGGTATAACCGTCCAGGCATCGCTAACGCAAGTGTGGAGTTCGATATCGATACATTAAGCCCGACGTATCGTCTATTAATCGGGGTGCCTGGGCGAAGTAATGCGTTCGAAATATCTCAGCGTCTCGGATTAAACGAACACATAATCGACCGGGCCAAAACCTTTACGGGAACGAACCGCGGTGAAGTCGAATCCATGATTGCATCGCTTGAAGATAGTCGCATCAGGTCAGAAAAAGATGCCGATGAAACGCATGAAATCTTACTTGAAACTGAAAGGTTGAAAAAAGAACTCGAAGAAGAGTTAGCAAATTTCGATCAAATGAAAGAAAAACTCGAGGAAAAGGCAAAAGAAAAAGCGAGAAAACTCGTTGACGATGCGAAACGTGAGGCGGAGGCTGTCATTTCCGATTTGCGTGCCATGCAACTGAATGCGCAAGCCAGCATAAAAGAACATGAATTTATAGATGCCCGAAAACGATTGGAAGACGCATCGCCATCGCAAAGGAAGAGTGTGGAAATCCAATCGAAAACACCAGAGAGACAGCTAAATGTCGGGGATGAAGTTCAAGTCTTGCAATATGGTCAAAAAGGCACGCTCCTTGAAAAAATTTCAAATACGGAATGGATTGTTCAAATCGGTATTTTGAAAATGAATATTAAAGAATCCGGTCTTGAATATGTCAAACCGAAAAAAGAAAAACAACCTGTCGCTACCGCATCCCTACGTGGACGCAGTGCAGTAAAACTCGAACTTGATTTGCGCGGCGAACGTTATGAAGATGCCATTTATAAAACCGAAAAATATATCGATGATGCATTATTATCAAATTATCATCAAGTATCCATTATCCACGGAAAAGGAACGGGCGCTTTAAGACAAGGCGTGCAACAGTACTTGAAAAGACATTCCCGCGTTAAAAGTTATCGATTCGGCGAAGCCGGAGAAGGCGGTTTCGGCGTTACCGTCGTAGAATTAAAATAA
- the polX gene encoding DNA polymerase/3'-5' exonuclease PolX, protein MNKKKIIQTFEKIAMYMELLGENHFKVGAFRRAANVLELDSRSLSEMDDILKLKGIGKGTGAVITDLIEKGESDLLNELEETVPKGLVPLLKIPGLGGKRIAKLREMIGIESIESLHEACLEGAVRKVPGFGKKTEENILAAIEAFGTRQGKFPHWKMEKVVHLVEARLEEIPEITRFSVAGSYRRTEEESSDVDFILVTDEPSVVREKLLASLPILETIAAGDAKLSVTIDMEDPIDADFRFMKDEQFATAIHHFTGSKDHNVALRQLAKSKGLKISEYGVEDEEGNMTTFKTEEQFFNHFGLPFIPPTLRQNGKELDRVDEIPGLVAIEDIRSDLHMHSTWSDGAHSIREMVEACRAIGYSHIVITDHTQFLRVANGLTPERVREQIEEIRSLNEEYDDIEIFCGTEMDILPDATLDFDDELLSELDFVIASIHSSFNQPQEQIMERLHAAMKNPHVNMIAHPTGRIVGQRDGYNPDVAQLIKWAKKYNKILELNANPHRLDLAAEYLIQAQEAGVKIAINTDAHAIDTLRFMETGVNYGQKAWLKKETVVNTWPLEKFITEIIEK, encoded by the coding sequence GTGAATAAAAAGAAAATCATTCAAACGTTTGAAAAGATTGCAATGTACATGGAATTACTAGGTGAAAACCATTTCAAGGTTGGCGCTTTTAGACGAGCGGCAAATGTTCTTGAACTCGATTCACGAAGCTTGTCTGAAATGGATGATATATTAAAGCTAAAAGGTATCGGAAAAGGTACGGGGGCTGTCATCACTGATTTAATCGAAAAAGGGGAATCCGACCTTTTAAATGAATTAGAAGAAACGGTTCCAAAAGGACTTGTCCCGCTTTTGAAAATACCTGGTCTTGGCGGAAAGAGAATCGCGAAGTTACGGGAAATGATTGGAATCGAATCAATCGAATCCCTGCACGAGGCATGTCTTGAAGGTGCGGTACGCAAAGTGCCTGGGTTCGGAAAAAAGACCGAAGAAAATATATTAGCTGCAATTGAAGCCTTCGGAACGCGACAAGGTAAATTTCCGCATTGGAAAATGGAAAAAGTCGTGCACCTTGTAGAAGCAAGACTTGAAGAAATTCCTGAAATCACTCGGTTTTCTGTCGCGGGAAGTTACCGCAGAACCGAAGAGGAGAGTAGTGATGTCGATTTTATTCTAGTGACTGACGAACCTTCTGTTGTTCGAGAAAAATTACTTGCATCATTGCCGATTCTAGAAACGATTGCGGCAGGCGATGCTAAGCTTTCCGTTACGATAGATATGGAAGATCCGATTGATGCTGATTTTCGTTTTATGAAAGACGAACAATTCGCTACGGCTATTCACCATTTTACAGGCTCTAAAGATCATAACGTAGCCCTTCGTCAATTGGCCAAGTCTAAAGGTCTTAAAATTAGCGAATACGGTGTTGAAGACGAGGAAGGAAATATGACTACGTTCAAAACTGAAGAACAATTCTTCAATCATTTCGGATTGCCGTTTATCCCGCCGACGCTTAGACAAAATGGTAAAGAGTTGGACCGAGTTGATGAAATACCGGGTCTTGTAGCCATTGAAGATATTCGTTCGGATTTGCATATGCATTCAACTTGGTCAGATGGTGCGCATTCGATTCGTGAAATGGTCGAAGCATGTCGCGCAATCGGATATTCGCATATTGTTATTACGGATCACACGCAATTTTTACGAGTTGCAAACGGCTTAACGCCTGAACGCGTTCGTGAACAAATCGAGGAAATTCGTTCGTTGAATGAAGAATACGATGATATTGAGATATTCTGCGGAACAGAAATGGATATCTTGCCTGATGCAACACTAGATTTTGACGATGAATTATTGAGTGAACTCGATTTTGTGATCGCGTCTATCCATTCAAGCTTCAACCAGCCCCAGGAGCAAATAATGGAACGTCTTCATGCGGCTATGAAAAATCCGCATGTCAATATGATTGCACATCCGACTGGTCGCATAGTCGGTCAACGCGACGGATATAATCCAGATGTTGCACAACTTATTAAATGGGCAAAAAAATATAATAAAATTTTAGAATTAAATGCAAACCCACACCGACTTGATTTGGCTGCCGAATATCTTATTCAGGCACAAGAAGCCGGCGTGAAAATTGCCATTAATACTGACGCGCATGCGATAGATACATTAAGATTTATGGAAACAGGAGTTAATTACGGACAGAAGGCCTGGCTGAAAAAAGAAACAGTGGTAAATACTTGGCCACTTGAGAAGTTCATTACTGAAATAATTGAAAAATGA
- a CDS encoding CvpA family protein, translating to MLDLLIIILLLAGLITGFRRGLIVQLIHMTGFIAALVVAFLYYKQLAEKFVLWIPYPGVTADSKLSFVVGELDLDETFYNLLAFVLIFIVVKFGLQLIASMFDFLKFLPVLGFVARLSGAVLGFIEFYILIFLVLYLAIMIPVEFVQTFIDKSILADAMFEHTPWFSETVKKWWYIYKS from the coding sequence ATGCTAGATTTACTAATTATTATTCTCCTATTGGCGGGACTAATCACTGGATTTCGCCGTGGCCTAATTGTCCAATTAATTCATATGACAGGTTTTATCGCAGCCTTAGTCGTTGCATTTCTGTACTACAAACAACTTGCTGAAAAGTTTGTCCTATGGATTCCTTATCCAGGAGTCACCGCAGATTCAAAGTTATCATTCGTTGTGGGAGAGCTAGATTTAGATGAAACATTTTATAATTTACTTGCATTCGTACTAATTTTTATCGTCGTGAAATTCGGCTTGCAACTTATAGCATCGATGTTCGACTTTTTAAAGTTTCTACCTGTACTTGGTTTTGTCGCAAGACTCTCAGGTGCAGTATTAGGATTTATTGAGTTTTATATACTCATCTTCCTAGTATTATACTTAGCTATTATGATTCCAGTTGAATTTGTCCAAACCTTTATCGATAAATCTATTCTTGCAGATGCGATGTTCGAACATACGCCGTGGTTTTCAGAAACCGTGAAAAAATGGTGGTATATTTATAAAAGCTAA
- the trxA gene encoding thioredoxin → MAIINASDKDFAENVKEGVVLVDFWAPWCGPCKMIAPVLEELDGEIEGKAKIVKVDVDENQGTAGEYGIMSIPTLLLFKDGEVVDKVVGFQPKEALAQLIEKHA, encoded by the coding sequence ATGGCTATTATTAATGCAAGCGATAAAGATTTCGCGGAAAACGTTAAAGAAGGCGTAGTACTTGTAGATTTCTGGGCACCTTGGTGCGGACCATGTAAAATGATTGCTCCGGTTCTTGAAGAACTTGACGGAGAAATTGAAGGTAAAGCGAAAATTGTTAAAGTAGACGTTGATGAAAACCAAGGAACTGCAGGCGAATATGGCATCATGTCAATTCCGACGCTTCTTCTTTTCAAAGACGGAGAAGTCGTTGACAAAGTTGTCGGCTTCCAACCAAAAGAAGCACTTGCACAACTAATCGAAAAACACGCGTAA
- a CDS encoding long-chain-fatty-acid--CoA ligase produces the protein MTTKPWLDLYPPEIPKTLDYEKIPLQEFLTRAGTKHPDKTAIHFLGKDISYKEFYDSALKFANYLRSIGIEKGDRVAIMLPNCPQNAIAYFGILYCGAVIVQTNPLYTERELKYQMVDSGAKAIITLDILFPRVSSVVKETSLEHVIVTGIKDYLPFPKNLIYPFIQKREYGLSVKVEHRGINHLYTEIMKIAKADPIRTTFNFNEDVALLQYTGGTTGPPKGVMLTHKNLISNTTMCKAWLYKSEEGEETVLGILPFFHVYGMTTVLILTVMLSNKMVLLPKFDVDSALKTIDKQKPTIFPGAPTIYIGLLNHPDIAKYDLSSIKACLSGSAALPVDVQAKFEKVTGGKLVEGYGLTETSPVTHANFLWARQEDRVKGSVGVPWPDTDSCILGSESNEPLAVGEVGEIVVKGPQVMRGYWNKPEDTEKTFRDGWFLTGDLGYMDKEGYFYIVDRKKDMIIAGGFNIYPREIEEVLYEHEAILECVVAGIPDPYRGETVKAYIVLKEGASVTEEELDKFCRAELAAFKVPRAYEFRKELPKTAVGKILRRTLIEEEKKKTSEELISS, from the coding sequence ATGACGACAAAGCCTTGGCTGGATTTATATCCGCCGGAAATACCGAAGACGCTAGATTATGAAAAGATTCCGCTTCAAGAGTTTTTGACGAGGGCTGGTACGAAGCACCCAGACAAAACTGCAATCCATTTTTTAGGTAAAGACATTTCATACAAAGAATTTTATGATTCTGCGTTAAAGTTTGCTAACTATTTGCGTTCTATCGGAATTGAAAAGGGAGATCGGGTAGCCATCATGTTGCCGAACTGTCCGCAAAATGCAATTGCCTATTTCGGCATCCTTTACTGCGGTGCTGTAATTGTTCAAACAAACCCGCTTTATACGGAACGTGAACTAAAATACCAAATGGTAGATTCGGGCGCTAAAGCGATTATTACACTAGATATACTATTTCCGAGAGTTTCAAGTGTAGTGAAAGAAACTTCATTGGAACATGTAATTGTAACGGGGATAAAAGATTACCTACCGTTCCCGAAAAATTTGATTTATCCATTTATCCAAAAAAGAGAATACGGCTTGTCGGTCAAAGTTGAGCATCGAGGCATCAATCACTTATATACTGAAATCATGAAGATTGCAAAGGCGGATCCAATTCGTACGACGTTCAATTTCAATGAAGATGTCGCTCTCCTGCAATATACTGGCGGAACAACTGGTCCTCCAAAAGGAGTCATGTTAACGCATAAGAATTTAATCTCAAATACGACGATGTGTAAAGCTTGGCTTTATAAAAGCGAAGAAGGCGAAGAAACTGTTCTGGGAATTCTACCTTTTTTCCATGTGTATGGCATGACAACGGTTCTAATTTTAACTGTAATGTTGTCTAACAAAATGGTTTTATTGCCGAAGTTCGATGTCGATTCAGCCTTGAAAACGATTGATAAACAAAAACCGACAATATTCCCTGGTGCTCCAACAATTTATATTGGACTGTTAAACCATCCCGACATTGCCAAATATGATTTATCATCGATTAAGGCGTGTCTTAGCGGGTCAGCCGCACTACCGGTTGATGTTCAAGCCAAGTTTGAAAAAGTCACAGGCGGTAAACTTGTTGAAGGATATGGATTAACTGAAACATCTCCAGTCACTCATGCGAATTTTCTCTGGGCCAGACAAGAAGACCGTGTAAAAGGTTCAGTAGGTGTACCGTGGCCAGATACTGATTCATGTATATTAGGTTCGGAGTCAAATGAGCCGTTAGCAGTAGGCGAAGTTGGGGAAATTGTAGTAAAAGGACCTCAAGTCATGAGAGGTTACTGGAACAAACCCGAAGACACGGAAAAAACGTTTAGAGACGGATGGTTCTTAACTGGCGACCTTGGTTATATGGACAAAGAAGGTTATTTCTATATTGTGGACCGCAAAAAGGATATGATTATTGCAGGCGGCTTTAATATTTATCCGAGGGAAATAGAAGAAGTATTATATGAACATGAAGCAATATTGGAATGTGTTGTTGCGGGTATCCCTGATCCATATAGAGGAGAAACTGTGAAAGCCTATATTGTGTTAAAAGAAGGGGCTTCTGTCACTGAAGAAGAATTAGATAAGTTCTGTCGAGCAGAACTCGCGGCATTCAAAGTTCCGCGTGCCTATGAATTCAGGAAAGAGTTACCAAAAACTGCAGTCGGAAAAATATTGAGAAGAACATTGATTGAAGAAGAAAAAAAGAAAACGAGTGAAGAACTGATTAGCTCGTGA